From a region of the Zingiber officinale cultivar Zhangliang chromosome 10B, Zo_v1.1, whole genome shotgun sequence genome:
- the LOC122030226 gene encoding homeobox-leucine zipper protein HOX19-like, with translation MDDDRSDRLSLNLITSHDLSVSKVRPRPGAGGSLKFEKSDQSTTTTTIAEPSLTLGLPCSTDAGYAAGPSYSSSPPPRDHSMTPSLAGGHAKGEIVADEVEELLDGAGARKKLRLTKEQSALLEDKFKEHATLNPKQKEALAKQLKLRPRQVEVWFQNRRARTKTKKTEVELEFLKKWCGTLREENRRLRSELNELKSMQPPPPAMCPTCKKVDSSVSGGGHVAAAKYCYPFAHHSSAACT, from the exons ATGGACGACGACCGATCGGATCGCCTTTCTCTCAACCTCATCACCTCCCACGATCTCTCCGTCAGCAAGGTTCGTCCACGGCCCGGCGCCGGCGGCAGTTTGAAGTTTGAAAAGTCAGATCAGTctacgacgacgacgacgatcgCGGAGCCTTCTCTCACCCTCGGGCTCCCCTGCTCCACCGACGCCGGCTACGCGGCGGgtccttcttattcttcttctcctcctcctcgtgATCATAGCATGACGCCCTCCCTCGCCGGAGGACACGCCAAGGGGGAGATCGTCGCCGACGAGGTGGAGGAACTATTAGACGGAGCCGGCGCCAGGAAGAAGCTCCGGCTCACCAAGGAACAGTCCGCGCTCTTGGAGGACAAGTTCAAGGAGCACGCCACTCTCAATCCG AAACAAAAGGAAGCCCTGGCGAAGCAACTGAAGCTCCGGCCAAGGCAGGTGGAGGTTTGGTTCCAGAATAGGCGGGCGAG GACGAAGACGAAGAAAACAGAGGTGGAGCTGGAGTTTCTGAAGAAGTGGTGCGGGACACTCAGGGAGGAGAACCGGAGGCTGCGCAGCGAACTGAATGAACTCAAATCCATGCAACCCCCGCCGCCGGCCATGTGCCCGACGTGCAAGAAGGTGGACTCCAGCGTCTCCGGCGGAGGACACGTGGCGGCGGCGAAATATTGTTACCCCTTCGCCCACCACTCCTCCGCAGCATGCACGTAG